One window from the genome of Echinicola vietnamensis DSM 17526 encodes:
- a CDS encoding bifunctional 4-hydroxy-2-oxoglutarate aldolase/2-dehydro-3-deoxy-phosphogluconate aldolase: MTRTEIGDFILQEKLIAILRVSDAGTLPVLIAGLVKGGVKVLEITTNSPDYAAQIKENRQLYPDILIGAGTVINEASAKEAIAAGAQFLVSPNTHVGVISLAHAHGIPVIMGALTPTEIGLALENGADMIKLFPAGDVGPGYLKSIKAPFDNARIFAVGGIHLETIHSWMEAGADGIGLGSVLTQLAGLKLTEEVVAHNVRKYTEKIKEYVQ; encoded by the coding sequence ATGACCAGAACAGAAATTGGTGATTTCATTCTTCAGGAGAAACTCATCGCCATCCTACGGGTCAGCGATGCGGGTACGTTGCCCGTTTTAATTGCCGGACTGGTGAAAGGTGGTGTTAAAGTGTTGGAAATCACAACCAATAGCCCCGACTACGCGGCACAAATTAAAGAAAACAGGCAGCTTTACCCGGATATTTTAATAGGGGCCGGCACCGTGATCAATGAAGCCTCGGCCAAGGAAGCCATAGCAGCAGGGGCGCAGTTTCTGGTCTCTCCCAATACGCATGTAGGTGTGATTTCCTTGGCACATGCGCACGGCATTCCCGTGATCATGGGTGCATTGACGCCTACGGAAATAGGATTGGCACTGGAAAATGGCGCCGATATGATCAAGCTTTTTCCTGCTGGGGATGTCGGGCCGGGCTACCTGAAGTCCATCAAAGCGCCATTTGATAATGCACGGATATTTGCCGTGGGAGGCATTCATCTGGAAACGATCCACTCTTGGATGGAGGCAGGTGCCGATGGTATTGGCTTGGGGAGTGTGTTGACCCAATTGGCCGGGCTGAAATTGACGGAGGAAGTGGTGGCCCATAATGTTCGAAAGTATACCGAAAAAATAAAGGAATATGTCCAATGA
- a CDS encoding FadR/GntR family transcriptional regulator codes for MEFSEIGNRKSLSEQVEEVLTQSIRDGKYLPGQKIPTENELSKAFNVSRTAIREAIKTLSARGIVVVKKGSGAFVSEVSVQNASEMLNMFFELSSDKDLMLQTIEARRILEPRIAAEAAIKRTEEDIQLLEKNMDAMRACPLEDKQFEAELDNDYHRILLSIADNKVLELLLSPVFSLMPKFKMNVFAKPASGNLEAEKAIMLQHHQEILEAVIRQDPYGAQEAMEKHLHDTRKNYLHVIKSIDRT; via the coding sequence ATGGAATTTAGTGAGATAGGCAATCGGAAATCCCTTAGCGAACAGGTAGAAGAGGTGCTCACCCAGTCCATAAGGGATGGGAAATACCTTCCTGGGCAAAAAATCCCCACGGAGAATGAACTTTCCAAGGCTTTTAATGTCAGCAGAACCGCGATCAGGGAGGCTATAAAAACGTTAAGTGCCCGGGGTATTGTGGTAGTAAAAAAGGGAAGTGGAGCTTTTGTATCGGAAGTAAGCGTACAAAATGCTTCGGAGATGCTGAACATGTTTTTTGAGCTGTCCTCAGACAAGGACCTGATGCTGCAGACCATCGAAGCCAGGCGGATACTAGAGCCAAGAATCGCTGCTGAAGCGGCCATTAAAAGGACTGAAGAGGATATACAGCTGCTGGAAAAGAACATGGACGCCATGCGGGCATGTCCTTTGGAGGATAAGCAGTTCGAAGCGGAATTGGACAATGACTACCATCGGATATTACTGTCCATTGCCGACAATAAGGTTCTGGAACTTCTGTTAAGTCCTGTATTCAGCTTGATGCCAAAATTCAAAATGAATGTATTTGCCAAGCCTGCTTCCGGAAACTTGGAGGCCGAGAAGGCCATCATGCTTCAGCACCATCAGGAAATTTTGGAAGCAGTGATTAGGCAGGATCCGTATGGAGCCCAGGAAGCGATGGAGAAGCACTTGCACGACACCCGTAAAAATTACCTTCACGTGATCAAATCCATTGACCGAACATGA